Below is a genomic region from Coleofasciculaceae cyanobacterium.
GACGTAGTAGAAATGGTATTGAGGTCAACGGTAATCGCTGTTTTTCCTATGACTTGCAGGATGGGGATGTGATTAGTTTTTGTGAGGGAATAATTGCCAAATATTATGCAGTCAACACTCCAACATCATCTCAGCCATTAAATTCTTCTTTTGATGGGGAAGATGATGATGATCCCAACGCGACTCGTTTCTTTGGTAACTCAAATAATTCTCACCAGATTACTACCCGTAAAACTATGGAGATATCAGAGGAAGAACGTCAAGCATCAATTCAACAGTCTTTAGAACGCTTGGCATCTTTTCCCGAGCTTTTATTCCGATCCAATTATCGAAATCGATATAAAAGGCAATATTACCTATTTAAATCCTGCTGCTCTTAAAAGTTTTCCTACTATCCAAAAAGATCGACTAAACCATCCAATTCTAGCTGGTGTACTTGCTTTAGTTAAGGCAGAAAAAGAAACCTCTATTGTGCGTGAAGTTGCGATCAAAGACAAAATTTTTGAACAATCCATACATTGGATTTTTGCCAGCCATTTAGTTAGATGCTATGTCTCAGATATAACTAAACGTAAACAAGCTGAATTAATTCTCAAACAGGCACATAAAGAGCTAGAAACAAGAGTAGAGCAGCGTACCTCAGAATTAGCTTATAACAACAGAATATTAAAGCAGGAAATTGCCGAACGCAAGCAAGCAGAACAAGAAATTCGTCTTTTACAAACGATTACCCAGGCTATCACCGAGGCTCGTGATTTTGATGATGCGATCGCAATTATATTACGTAAAGTCTGTCAAACTGTTGGCTGGAGCTTTGGAGAAGCCTGGATTCCCGATAAAACAGCTAATCTACTTGAAATTAGTCCTTCTTGGTATTCCAGTATGGAAAAGCTGAA
It encodes:
- a CDS encoding FHA domain-containing protein — encoded protein: MESATCSIGRDEKNLIVLNSPKISRYHATLLRITTPGADSHQFRIIDGDLNGRRSRNGIEVNGNRCFSYDLQDGDVISFCEGIIAKYYAVNTPTSSQPLNSSFDGEDDDDPNATRFFGNSNNSHQITTRKTMEISEEERQASIQQSLERLASFPELLFRSNYRNRYKRQYYLFKSCCS